GGCGCTACAGGATCTTAAAGCCACTGCTTGGTTGGCAGGGCTGCGGCGCGGTCAAACAGACTATCGTCAGGGGCTACAGATTGTAGGTCAACAGGCAGGCTGCTACAAGATCCTGCCAATTTTAAGCTGGAACTCAAAGGATATCTATGAATATCTAACGGCACATGACCTGCCCTACCATCCTCTTTTTGATCAAGGCTACGTTACCGTTGGAGACTGGCACTCTAGCCGCCCGGTAACCGGCGAAGATGACAGCGAGCGGGATACCCGTTTCCAGGGATTAAAGCAGGAGTGTGGTATACACCTGCCGCAGACGTTAGGAGAATCGCAAAGTCTGGACTCTAGCAGTTTGTAATGGTCTGATGGCAAGACAATCAGGCATGAAGCCGAGACTCTGCTCTGTGGCACATTGCGCAATCGCAATACGCCCCCTAGATTGATAGAAGTGCGGTCTGCACTGTTGGACGGAGGAGGTCCGTTTGAACTGGTCTACGCTATGGGTGATTGCCTTGCCACCGGTTGCGGGTGGCGTGATTGGCTACTTCACCAATGATCTGGCGATCAAAATGCTGTTTCGCCCCTACCGCGCCATTAAGCTAGGCGGGCGAGCGCTGCCGTTCACTCCAGGCCTAATCCCTCGGAATCAAGATCGGCTAGCGCAGAAGGTCTCTGATGCGATTATGACATCGCTGCTGACGCCAGAAGAGCTACAGGCGATTGCCCAGCGGCTGCTGCAAACAGAGCGGATTCAGAGCATTATTTTGTGGCTGCTGCGGCTGGCGCTCGATCAGGTAAAAGCCGACAAAAAAGAGAAGACAGCCGCCATTCTGTCGCTCATTCTTCATGATTTTGCCAGCCAGTCTCTGCCTCGGCTAGTGGCCCAACTGGCGGAGCAAGATGACTTCTTGGAGGCGCAGCTCAACCAAATTTTTGATCAAATTGTTCTAGATTTGCAGCTCAATGAAGCGCAGGCTCGGCAATTGGCGGACTGGGTGCTGGACGATGTTTTCCCGGTCAAAACGCTGCGATTGATTCTCACCGACTTTCTGACGGATCGCAATATCGCTACTTTAGATGCCAGCTTTCGAGAACGAACGCGGGGCACCTATTGGCTGGTCGCCAACGCGGTGGGGGCCGAAAGTGCACTCGTCCGTTTCCGCACGTTTCTCATTGAAGAACCCCGTGCAGCCACGCTGGTGCTGAAGGATCTGATTGTCTCTTTAGGGATGCGGCAAGGGCTAACGGAATGGTTCTCTGGTTTTTCACTGCAGACGCTACCGAATAAAACGGTAAAAGAACTGCGTCGCGCCTTCCGTGAAAGCGTACGCAGCTATACCCAGACCCGTGGGGAGCCGGTGCTGCAAAGGTTAACGCAATCCTTTGACTGGGACGAGACCGCCAAGGTTTTAGTGCAGCGGTTAAGTGTCTCAGAGGCAGTAGCTGATTCTTTGGATACGATTAGCCAAGAGTTAGCGTTGATTTTAGAACGTTACCTAGAAGGTGATTTAGAGCAGTTAGTGGCGAAAGCACTTCCCATTCTGAATCTAGATCAGGTGATTATCGATCGCGTCAATCAGACTCCACCAGAGGATTTAGAGACGGCAATTCAGGGCATTGTTAAAACAGAGCTGCAGGCTATTGTGACGCTGGGTGGTGTTTTAGGAGTCTTGATTGGTCTACTGCAGTCAGTGTTATTGGTGTTTCGTTAGGCAGCTTCAATTGTTAATCAAGGTTGCTTATGCGGGCAACCTACAATATGAAGGGCTAAGACCCAGTGCTGCTTTACTTTACTGGTGAACTGTAAAGAAGATTATGACTACGATTACCCACCCTCGAACTGAACCGTTGCAGACAGAACCGCAGCCAATTATCCAGACGTTCAATCTCCAGAAGGCTTATCGAACCGGCTTTTGGATGAACAGAAAGGTTTCTTCGCTTAAGCAGTGCAGTTTACAGGTGATGCCGGGAGAAACGTTTGGACTGCTCGGTCCCAATGGAGCGGGTAAAACGACGCTGCTCAAGACGCTGCTGGGGATTGCCAAGCCCACTGCAGGGCGTGGTTTTGTATTGGGTAAACCGTTAGGCGATCGCAACGTCAAACAAAAGATTGGCTATTTGCCTGAGAACCCTTATTTCTACGATCATCTAACGGGCTGGGAGTTTTTGGAATTTATTGCGGGCATCTTTCAGATTCCGGCGAAGGTGCAGCGGCGGCGCATTCCTGAACTGTTAGATCTGGTGAAGCTAGACCGATCAGCGGCGAAGAAAAAGCAGATGCGGAAGTATTCGAAGGGGATGCTGCAGCGGGTCGGGATGGCCCAGGCGCTGATTAATGATCCAGAGCTGGTGTTTTTAGATGAGCCAATGTCGGGGCTTGATCCACTAGGGCGCTACCAAATCAGGGAAATTATCCTGTCGCTGAAGCAGCAAGGCAAGACGGTGTTCTTCAATAGTCATGTGCTGTCGGATGTGGAAATTATTTGCGATCGCATCGCCATCCTCGCCAAGGGAGAACTAATCTGCGAGGGCACGATGGATGAGTTGCTCGGCACTAGTAGCGAACATTATCAGGTGAAAGGGAAAGGCGGCAGTCAACAGGTGCTGCAGGACTGGGTTGCCGATCTTGATTTCCAGGCGGGGCAGTGGCGCGGTCGGCTGCAGGGAAATGCAGAAGATTTTTTGCGATCGCTCTCGGCAATGGAGGCCACATTGCTCAAGTTGGATTTAGTGCGGCCTTCGTTAGAGGATTTCTTTATTCAGCAGCTGCGCCAGCGCGATATGCAAATCAGCCGTTAGGTATTCTAAGTCAAACCTATCGGTTGCGCCTTTTATATTCAGAGAACAACTGTAAGACTCCGGCCGGAATCATTAATGCTAAGAAACTAGAAAATTGATACTGCCCCTGCCTAATATTTTGAAATAGGGCCCCACCATAATACTGAATCTTCTCTGTTTGATACATCCACTTACTACCCAGCAATAGAAGCTCGTTGGCGCGATACTCCAGTCCAGAGGCACAGTAGATATCGAAATGTGATTCGGCAAGGCGATACCAGGCTAGCGGGGTTACTTGGCGACTATTGCTACCGAAGTACTTGCGCCAGAGATAAATCGGTTGAGGGGCATAAGCATAGGAACAACCCGTTGCTAGCACACGCACCCAAAATTCAACATCGTGTAAATCTTGAACCCCAAAGTTGAGATCGTAACCACCAACACTTTGCCAAAGTTTTCGCTTAATAGGAGAAGTCCCCAATAAAGTCCAATTAGAACTAAGGGACAAGGGGCGAGCTTTCAATTGGTAGCTGAGAATGGGTTGCCCGGGAGTAATGCACTGAGCTGGCTGCTGGGGATTATCTTGGCGCAGGTAGTCTCCAAAGATAAACCCAGCCGCTGGGTGCTGATCAAAAACATTCTGTACTGTTGATAAAGCCTCCGGCGGAAGCAAATCATCCCCATCTAGCATTAAGCAAATATCACCAGTTGCAGCTTGCACACCATCATTACGTGCTGCTGAGGTACCACCATTCTCATGACGATTGATAACGGTCACCAGAGGATTAGCGTCAAGGGTTCTGCAAGCCTTAATCGTTTCAGGATCCGTAGAGGAATCATTCACAACAATAATTTCCAAGGGAGTCTTAGACTGACTTATGACACTCTGGACTGCCTCATGCAATAAATCACCTTCTGAGTAACAAGTGATGATGACTGAAAGCGTATGGGACATCGTAAAATTTATTTCACTAAGGCCAACGAACTTGATTTTAGTTTCTGGGCTTGATTATCAAAGGATTAACATAGATGACTAAACCGACGAATATATCGGTAGAAAGTTATACATAAAATAGAAGTATATTTTTTTAGAAACATTACTAAACCCCAGAAAGAGTAGGCTTCCCAATTGATATGAAACCAGACACGCCAACTGAGACCGGAGTAAGGATTAAACATTAGCTTAATGAGTTGGTTTGGCTCGTTATCTGTGGACAACCAGTTAGTGGGATAAAGAGGTGATTGGCCAGGAAGACTAACTGCTGGATAACGGCCATCAACAAAAATACTAAATTTATGTTGATGCGCCCTAATCAGGTACAGCGAATCCCCTCCATAGTGAGGTGTTCTGAAAAAATCCGGATAGCCGATTTCATCAATGACTTCTCTAGGAAGACAAACGATATTACCACTTAACAAATCACATGAAATAACACTATTATCTGGTGCCTGAATAAAACGATATCCTCGTAGAGTTTTTTTCTTGCCGCCATACGCTAATCCCCCATTCTGGCAAAAGCCTTGGCTGCCAATAATTGAACGTGGATGTTTCTGACAATAGTCCACCAAGCTAGAAAGTGTATCTCGCAATATCGTTGAATCATCATTCAGCCAGATGAAATACTTAGCTCCCTGCTCATAGGAATATTTCATCCCTTGAACGATCGCCCCAGTCCACCAAAGGCTTCCATGACCTTCGAGTACATTAACTTGCGGAAAAGCATTACGAACAGCTACTCCTGTTCCATCAGTAGAACCATCATCAACAACAACAACATGAAATTTTCCTAGATCACCCGTTACATCAAGATTCTCTAGACAAGCCAGCGTAATTTCTTTGCGATTGTGAACTGGAATTATAATAAACACTAGTTCCTTAGCGGGAGATAGCATACGACCAGACATGAGTAATCGTTATTTATTTTTCATTTCCATCTCTACAGAATTTGCGTCAAAGCTTGATGCAAATTCTTTGCTGAGTTGATCCTTATATAGAATATTTTTTAAATCTCTGATTTTTTGTAAAATGCTAACAGGTAATAAAGCTCTTAGAATTATAAACAGAATAAAATTCAAGTACATTCTGACAAAAACAAATAGCGCTAACTGATCATAGGTTTTTCTACAGAAGTACCAAAATGCAGGTGGATATAAGTTAGACTTCAGCGTAAAAATCTCTTTCCACCTAGCCTTCATCGATATTGGACTTGAAGCCCATCCTTCTTCAGATGGATTGAACTCACACACAGCCGTTGCATCACCAATAACCCTTAGACGATAACCATATTTTTTTGCTTGCCATGTATAGGCTATGTCTGCCAGACAATGCGGCAATTTATCTGCAGGAGGAAAACCTAACTGATCTACAACTATTTTTGGGAAGCATACTAAATTCCCACTTAAACAATCACACTCAACAAGGCTATTTTTTGGCGTGAAAATAAGTCGGGTAGAAGTAAGAGACTTTTTATGACCACCGTAAGTAGGATATTGCAGATTCTGGGCGGAGTAGCATTGGGCAGATGCAATAATTTTCGTATGCTCTGCACATTCTGCAACCATCCTTTTAATAGTTCCAACAGAGGGGAAGGTGTCATCATTTAACCAAACAAAGTAATCAGCTCCATGCTCAATTGCATACTCCATACCCCTTACAATTGCCCCTGCCCACCACAAATCCCCATCTCCACTCAGAACAGTTACTTCAGGAAAATCCTCTTCAAGCATGGTAAATGTACCATCAGTTGAACCATCATCAACAACCACAATCTGATAACGACATAGATCTCCTATTTCTCTGAGATGCTTTAAGCAGGAAAATGTTATTGACTTTCGATTATGAACAGGAATAATAATAAAGACTAATAAATCATTTGTATGCTGCATTTTTTCTTATTTTTTCATAGATTTTTATATATCTTTGAGCTTGTAAAGAGAGTGAGTATTCTTCGCAAGCAATACTACGACATTTTTTCCCAAAAGAGGCACGTAAGGCATCATCTTCGAGTAGTTCTATAATTCCTTGGGCAAAATCATGACTGTCTTCTGGTTTAGCTAAAAACCCCGTCTTCCCAGGTCGGACGAGATCAGGAACGCCTCCTATATCAAAAGAAATAATGGGGGTTCCACAAGCCATACTTTCTTGCAATGTGAGCGGCAAATTATCCGCACGAGTCGGAAATAGAAAGAGATCAGCAGCAGAATAGGCAATGGCTTTAAAGCGATCGCTTCCTGTATACCCCAAACTGATGTGTTGAATACCAAGGTCATCTGCAGGCGTTACCTCACCAGCCCCCAGCGTCAGAAGAATAATTTCCTGTTTTAGGGAAGGGGATAATTGCGCGAGGGATCTGTATAGCAGGTCAATGCCTTTACGTAGATCACTGAGACGATCGGCAGCAAACATTAGCACCCTGCGGTTTGAAGGTATACCTAAAATAGCTCTGCACTGTTGAGGATCTAGAGGGTAGTATGAGCTTGTATTAATGCCATTGGGGATATGGTGAATAGGAAACTTATTGAGAAGACTTGCTTGAGTCAGTTTATATAGCCAAGAACTCGGAACAACTATATCTAGATTAGAATGGCTATAAAGCCAGTCTTTGAGTCGCCATTCCAAATGACTAGCATCTTTACCAATTTGAGGATAGGTCTCAGGATATGGACATTGTCCACATCCAATCTGCCAACGATTACAGTCAAAGCTATAAGCACAATGCCCTGTAAAGCTCCACATATCATGAAGAGTCCAAACCGTTGGCTTCTGCTGAGTCAAATGGGGAAGCGCTAGATAATTAAAGTAATCGCCATGAATATTATGGAGGTTAACGATATCAGCTTCTTGATAACTCTTTTGATGCTTAATATTAAAGCTGCTGAGAATATGAAGATAATTGAGACCAAAGCCTGAGAAGACACGTGAGACTAAGGCATCGATTGCCCTTTTACGGGAGATGGTTGATACAAGCTTATTTTGTGACTTGCATATATCTACAAGTAGCTGAGAATCGACTGTATTTTCCAACAGACCTTCATGTAATCGATACGCCGCAATCGCAGCACCACCTTCAATATCGGTTTGATTGATATGTAAAACCCTCATAAGCACTAGGGTACACACAATAGGATACCAACATTACAAAAAAGAGCTGCAGCATAGTCATAATATATTAGCCAGTTGAAAGCAAAATTTCCATTTTTTCTTTCCAATTGCCATTAGCAATATCATGAACCGAAATCAATCTGTTAAGTTTACCGACATCTCGCAAATATGCCTCTATTTTACCTCCACTAGTATAATCAATCGCAAAGTATGGCACATCAAGATTTTCTGCAAATACAACAGAGTGAAATCTCATGCAAATATTTAATTGTGAATGGAACATATTATGCAAAATCACAAACGGAGATACTGGCTCCCTAGCAAAGGAGACATTATTCAGCCCACTCGATCTACTCAATTTAGATTGAATAGATCTCGCAAGAGAACGATTGAAAACTCTATCATCTCCACCAACATGAAATACATGCATTGGTAGAAGGTGGACATCTAAGTTTTTAGCTTGAGCAACGAATGCAATCAAGTGTGCTAACTGAAATTCAAACTTGTTCTTAGCTAACTCGTATTCTTGTTGCTCTAAACCAAGAGAATATTCTTTTCCCCATTCTCTTAAAAAGCAAGATATTGTAGATCCCATGCCTTGAGGAGGCATAGATTGTATTAGCTTTTCCCTTTGCTCTAAGACATAGTAAGTGGCGGGATCGGCAACAGTATCTGATGGGGCAATAGAAAAATCATTGAGACAACGCTCAGTAGAAGCTCGATCTCGAAGAGTAATATGATTAGAAAGCCTAAAGATTTCAGAAACAACCTGCATATAAATTGGTTGTGACAATGGTCCAAGACCACATCCTTCAATCCTGGCAATTGAATTATATTTTGCACTTTGGATAAAAGCATAAAGGATATGATTGAGAGGCTCAATATCCATTAAAGGGCCGCCGCCAACAACCATCTCATCAACTTCTGCGCAAACGCTATCAAAGTTCTGAGTATAAGTTTCGACAATAGTAATTTCACCAAGCTCCATTTCTTTTATTGTCCATTGAGATATAAATGGGAAGAGACTGGAGAGATAGATTGTCTTAGGAGGAATAGATCGAGTTCGGAGATTTCGAACGATAGTCGATAATATAGCCTTATCGCCTACAGTTTCAGTTCCATACCAACCAAGAATTAATACTTTTTGAGAGTTTAAGTTAGAAAAATCATAACTAAGGGATTCAATCTTAGAATATTTTATTGACTTGCTAATAAGAAGATCACATTTATATTTGTTTTTCCTAATACGAGAAAATATTTTCTCGTTCAATAATTCATTTATAGTCAAAGACTCATGGTAGTCATGAATACAAGAGGAACAATCATTCTCGATAATCGCCTCCCTTGTTCTTAGATTCTGAAAATAGATATTTGATGCAGATTCGTTTAAAGAATTACCAAGGACTGGAGATTTAGGGGAGCAATATAGTAAATCGCCTGATGAGGCTAAAACTACGGCATTTGATTGATAAGGACATCCA
This window of the Acaryochloris thomasi RCC1774 genome carries:
- a CDS encoding DUF445 domain-containing protein codes for the protein MNWSTLWVIALPPVAGGVIGYFTNDLAIKMLFRPYRAIKLGGRALPFTPGLIPRNQDRLAQKVSDAIMTSLLTPEELQAIAQRLLQTERIQSIILWLLRLALDQVKADKKEKTAAILSLILHDFASQSLPRLVAQLAEQDDFLEAQLNQIFDQIVLDLQLNEAQARQLADWVLDDVFPVKTLRLILTDFLTDRNIATLDASFRERTRGTYWLVANAVGAESALVRFRTFLIEEPRAATLVLKDLIVSLGMRQGLTEWFSGFSLQTLPNKTVKELRRAFRESVRSYTQTRGEPVLQRLTQSFDWDETAKVLVQRLSVSEAVADSLDTISQELALILERYLEGDLEQLVAKALPILNLDQVIIDRVNQTPPEDLETAIQGIVKTELQAIVTLGGVLGVLIGLLQSVLLVFR
- a CDS encoding glycosyltransferase family 4 protein, with the translated sequence MRVLHINQTDIEGGAAIAAYRLHEGLLENTVDSQLLVDICKSQNKLVSTISRKRAIDALVSRVFSGFGLNYLHILSSFNIKHQKSYQEADIVNLHNIHGDYFNYLALPHLTQQKPTVWTLHDMWSFTGHCAYSFDCNRWQIGCGQCPYPETYPQIGKDASHLEWRLKDWLYSHSNLDIVVPSSWLYKLTQASLLNKFPIHHIPNGINTSSYYPLDPQQCRAILGIPSNRRVLMFAADRLSDLRKGIDLLYRSLAQLSPSLKQEIILLTLGAGEVTPADDLGIQHISLGYTGSDRFKAIAYSAADLFLFPTRADNLPLTLQESMACGTPIISFDIGGVPDLVRPGKTGFLAKPEDSHDFAQGIIELLEDDALRASFGKKCRSIACEEYSLSLQAQRYIKIYEKIRKNAAYK
- a CDS encoding polysaccharide pyruvyl transferase family protein, which gives rise to MKNHIKSYAKRLIPKIYRERLNKIKPFVMSAYRDLRFKKLRKIVPPKPTVVNLLVNDTCNSRCQMCLIWKNKKSKEISPSELSIVLLDPLFSDIKYIGVSGGEPTLRSDLSEIFEVICTKKPKILGAGLITNGIIENSVRQKVLDCAEVCNSYDVDFNLMISLDGISEIHDVVRGRKGNFNTATSLLDFFHNETGINTSFGCTISASNALYVDELLDYAISKGIYGRFRVAEFIDRLYNAEQSQFIRAFDDVTSYHLGLFFFRLEHAFETDEIYKKTYRNIRKMLTEGKPRQIGCPYQSNAVVLASSGDLLYCSPKSPVLGNSLNESASNIYFQNLRTREAIIENDCSSCIHDYHESLTINELLNEKIFSRIRKNKYKCDLLISKSIKYSKIESLSYDFSNLNSQKVLILGWYGTETVGDKAILSTIVRNLRTRSIPPKTIYLSSLFPFISQWTIKEMELGEITIVETYTQNFDSVCAEVDEMVVGGGPLMDIEPLNHILYAFIQSAKYNSIARIEGCGLGPLSQPIYMQVVSEIFRLSNHITLRDRASTERCLNDFSIAPSDTVADPATYYVLEQREKLIQSMPPQGMGSTISCFLREWGKEYSLGLEQQEYELAKNKFEFQLAHLIAFVAQAKNLDVHLLPMHVFHVGGDDRVFNRSLARSIQSKLSRSSGLNNVSFAREPVSPFVILHNMFHSQLNICMRFHSVVFAENLDVPYFAIDYTSGGKIEAYLRDVGKLNRLISVHDIANGNWKEKMEILLSTG
- a CDS encoding ABC transporter ATP-binding protein, translated to MTTITHPRTEPLQTEPQPIIQTFNLQKAYRTGFWMNRKVSSLKQCSLQVMPGETFGLLGPNGAGKTTLLKTLLGIAKPTAGRGFVLGKPLGDRNVKQKIGYLPENPYFYDHLTGWEFLEFIAGIFQIPAKVQRRRIPELLDLVKLDRSAAKKKQMRKYSKGMLQRVGMAQALINDPELVFLDEPMSGLDPLGRYQIREIILSLKQQGKTVFFNSHVLSDVEIICDRIAILAKGELICEGTMDELLGTSSEHYQVKGKGGSQQVLQDWVADLDFQAGQWRGRLQGNAEDFLRSLSAMEATLLKLDLVRPSLEDFFIQQLRQRDMQISR
- a CDS encoding glycosyltransferase family 2 protein: MSHTLSVIITCYSEGDLLHEAVQSVISQSKTPLEIIVVNDSSTDPETIKACRTLDANPLVTVINRHENGGTSAARNDGVQAATGDICLMLDGDDLLPPEALSTVQNVFDQHPAAGFIFGDYLRQDNPQQPAQCITPGQPILSYQLKARPLSLSSNWTLLGTSPIKRKLWQSVGGYDLNFGVQDLHDVEFWVRVLATGCSYAYAPQPIYLWRKYFGSNSRQVTPLAWYRLAESHFDIYCASGLEYRANELLLLGSKWMYQTEKIQYYGGALFQNIRQGQYQFSSFLALMIPAGVLQLFSEYKRRNR
- a CDS encoding glycosyltransferase family 2 protein; this encodes MQHTNDLLVFIIIPVHNRKSITFSCLKHLREIGDLCRYQIVVVDDGSTDGTFTMLEEDFPEVTVLSGDGDLWWAGAIVRGMEYAIEHGADYFVWLNDDTFPSVGTIKRMVAECAEHTKIIASAQCYSAQNLQYPTYGGHKKSLTSTRLIFTPKNSLVECDCLSGNLVCFPKIVVDQLGFPPADKLPHCLADIAYTWQAKKYGYRLRVIGDATAVCEFNPSEEGWASSPISMKARWKEIFTLKSNLYPPAFWYFCRKTYDQLALFVFVRMYLNFILFIILRALLPVSILQKIRDLKNILYKDQLSKEFASSFDANSVEMEMKNK
- a CDS encoding glycosyltransferase family 2 protein, which encodes MSGRMLSPAKELVFIIIPVHNRKEITLACLENLDVTGDLGKFHVVVVDDGSTDGTGVAVRNAFPQVNVLEGHGSLWWTGAIVQGMKYSYEQGAKYFIWLNDDSTILRDTLSSLVDYCQKHPRSIIGSQGFCQNGGLAYGGKKKTLRGYRFIQAPDNSVISCDLLSGNIVCLPREVIDEIGYPDFFRTPHYGGDSLYLIRAHQHKFSIFVDGRYPAVSLPGQSPLYPTNWLSTDNEPNQLIKLMFNPYSGLSWRVWFHINWEAYSFWGLVMFLKKYTSILCITFYRYIRRFSHLC